From Pleuronectes platessa chromosome 17, fPlePla1.1, whole genome shotgun sequence, one genomic window encodes:
- the LOC128459861 gene encoding DNA ligase 1, with protein MDELSSLDVETIICSGDESHGQMKCDDAARPKVNGVTRILQTLHRALLDARRKNQELAAENAALKEQRVREEELEKDLAVMKMTMKQKVEENISLTTALHLQQLENQKVDNEWKEKFAALQENYEEKLRCSALEEEASFKQRQDLLNKLRKTEKWFLEEAKAVQSQMLKNMELQNLTSKTDWDNVKVKTEKQEKKEQLERERKEKKEQMEREKKKKKESEELKKREKKEKKETNKQEKKEQMEKEKQEKKEKKERKELKKRENKEKKETNKQEKKEQLEREKKEKKEKKEEGGSVKRSKWFPCFTF; from the exons ATGGATGAACTGAGTTCATTGGACGTGGAGACCATCATCTGCTCAGGAGATgag tCACATGGACAGATGAAATGTGATGATGCTGCCCGGCCCAAGGTGAACGGTGTCACCAGAATCCTGCAGACCCTCCACCGAGCCCTCCTGGAcgcgaggaggaagaaccaggAGCTAGCAGCCGAGAACGCTGCTCTGAAGGAGCAGAGGGTCAGAGAGGAAGAGTTGGAGAAGGATCTTGCAGTTATGAAGATGACAATGAAACAGAAAGTGGAAGAAAACATCTCCCTGACCACTGCTCTTCATCTCCAGCAGTTGGAGAACCAGAAAGTAGATAATGAATGGAAGGAGAAATTTGCAGCTCTGCAGGAGAACTACGAGGAGAAGCTGAGGTGCAGTGccctggaggaggaggccagCTTCAAGCAGAGACAGGATCTGTTAAACAAGCTCAGGAAGACAGAGAAGTGGTTTTTAGAGGAGGCGAAGGCGGTACAGTCCCAGATGCTGAAGAACATGGAGCTTCAG aacCTCACCTCTAAGACCGACTGGGACAATGTGAAGGTCAAAACtgagaaacaagagaagaaagaacaactggagagagagaggaaggagaagaaagaacaaatggagagagagaagaagaagaagaaggagagtgaagaactgaagaagagagaaaagaaagagaagaaagaaacgaataagcaggaaaagaaagaacaaatggagaaagagaagcaggagaagaaggagaagaaggagaggaaagaactgaagaagagagaaaataaggagaagaaagaaacaaataagcaggaaaagaaagagcagttggagagagagaagaaggagaagaaggagaagaaggaggaggggggaagtgTGAAGAGGAGCAAGTGGTTCCCCTGTTTTACCTTTTAA
- the LOC128459765 gene encoding 12-(S)-hydroxy-5,8,10,14-eicosatetraenoic acid receptor has product MGNFTDLQDTVTSIDRYFDVVHPGRKNLLRALKKSPQISIIIWLLLLPLTIPTMLETFECCNSHKGDDTLIKSVVDSLREVVFFTQILIPFVILVYCTARIVNRLQKKTVGDTTKVKRTVFLVSSVMVVFSVCFLPCTIARMLLLIVRVRDKSDRLQDGAAVAFDGLMVLSYMDCLLVPLVYCFCSTKFKGLYLSNYFPFLVRGDPLPIESSTGNTPKTQHSNVI; this is encoded by the exons ATGGGGAACTTCACCGACCTGCAGGACACCGTGACCTCCATAGATCGATACTTCGACGTGGTGCACCCGGGCCGGAAGAACCTGCTGCGCGCCCTGAAGAAGTCTCCTCAGATCTCGATCATcatctggctgctgctgctgccgctcacCATCCCCACCATGCTCGAGACCTTCGAGTGCTGCAACAGCCACAAGGGAGATGACACTCTGATCAAG AGCGTGGTGGACAGTCTGAGGGAGGTGGTGTTCTTCACTCAGATCCTCATCCCCTTCGTCATCCTGGTCTACTGCACGGCGCGCATCGTCAACCGGCTCCAGAAGAAGACCGTGGGCGACACGACCAAGGTGAAGAGAACCGTCTTCCTGGTGTCCTCCGTCATGGTGGTCTTCTCCGTCTGCTTCCTCCCCTGCACCATCGCCaggatgctgctgctcatcGTCCGGGTCCGAGACAAGAGCGACCGGCTGCAGGACGGAGCTGCCGTGGCCTTCGACGGCCTCATGGTCCTCTCCTACATGGACTGTCTCCTGGTCCCGCTGGTCTACTGCTTCTGCAGCACCAAGTTCAAAGGTCTTTATCTCTCCAATTATTTCCCCTTCCTGGTGAGAGGAGATCCGCTGCCGATAGAAAGCTCGACAGGAAACACGCCGAAGACGCAACACAGCAACGTGATTTGA
- the LOC128459766 gene encoding hydroxycarboxylic acid receptor 2, translating to MGNSTDLQEIEDCLATNKKLYKFYAAVMILIFILALPLNASVLHLFIFKLKFWKSNSNNIFLFNLVLADILLLFCLPIKAYNFIHGERRSNNDVVCKAMLFMLFLNRGASIAFLTVTSIDRYFNVVHPGRKNLLRALKKSPQISIIIWLLLLPLTIPTMLETFECCNSHKGNDTLIESVVDSLREVVFFTQILIPFVILVYCTARIVNRLRKKTVGDTTKLKRAVFLVSSVMVVFSVCFLPCTIARMLLLIVRVRDKSDGLQDGAAVAFDGLMVLSYMDCLLDPLVYCFCSTKFKGLYLSNYFPFLVRGDPLPIESSTGNTPKPQRNNVI from the exons ATGGGGAACTCCACCGACCTGCAGGAAATCGAGGATTGTTTGGCCACAAACAAGAAGCTGTATAAGTTCTATGCGGCTGTCATGATTCTGATTTTCATCCTGGCTCTGCCTCTGAACGCGTCCGTCCTCCACCTCTTCATTTTCAAGCTGAAGTTCTGGAAATCCAACAGCAACAACATCTTCCTCTTCAACCTGGTGCTGGCTgacatcctgctgctcttctGTTTGCCCATCAAGGCGTACAACTTCATCCACGGGGAGCGGAGGAGCAATAACGACGTGGTGTGCAAGGCCATGCTCTTCATGTTGTTCTTGAACCGAGGGGCCAGCATCGCCTTCCTCACCGTGACCTCCATAGATCGATACTTCAACGTGGTGCACCCGGGCCGGAAGAACCTGCTGCGCGCCCTGAAGAAGTCTCCTCAGATCTCGATCATcatctggctgctgctgctgccgctcacCATCCCCACCATGCTCGAGACCTTCGAGTGCTGCAACAGCCACAAGGGAAATGACACTCTGATCGAG AGCGTGGTGGACAGTCTGAGGGAGGTGGTGTTCTTCACTCAGATCCTCATCCCCTTCGTCATCCTGGTCTACTGCACGGCGCGCATCGTCAACCGGCTCCGGAAGAAGACCGTGGGCGACACGACCAAGCTGAAGAGAGCCGTCTTCCTGGTGTCCTCCGTCATGGTGGTCTTCTCCGTCTGCTTCCTCCCCTGCACCATCGCCaggatgctgctgctcatcGTCCGGGTCCGAGACAAGAGCGACGGGCTGCAGGACGGAGCTGCCGTGGCCTTCGACGGCCTCATGGTCCTCTCCTACATGGACTGTCTCCTGGACCCGCTGGTCTACTGCTTCTGCAGCACCAAGTTCAAAGGTCTTTATCTCTCCAATTATTTCCCCTTCCTGGTGAGAGGAGATCCGCTGCCGATAGAAAGCTCGACAGGAAACACGCCGAAGCCGCAACGCAACAACGTGATTTGA
- the LOC128459767 gene encoding hydroxycarboxylic acid receptor 2 produces MSTKDLTDDCYVKHNVTYHTLSWLMIGEFTLGLPLNLSVLFIFIFRFKFWKNKSILLFNIVVADFLLVICLPVRIHNYQHGLRRSGENAVCKTMLFMLFLNRGASITFLITLTIDRYFNVVHLGRRNFVRRLKKSPAFSIIIWVLLLPLTVPTMLQKEGCCNSLGRVATPEEKVVDTLREVVFFSQILVPFVILVYCTVRIVHRLRKKTVGEKAKLRRAVWLVMSVAVVFSICFLPCAVGRAVLMWVRLMKYEEAEVSVVQVYDSLMVLSYTDCLLDPLVYCLSNTGFKNAYVSTFCPTFLQKRLKKYDVSSTTGTNTATTSAARKISLPLTNKGNALLPKV; encoded by the exons ATGTCTACAAAAGATTTAACTGACGACTGCTATGTGAAGCATAATGTCACGTATCACACTCTCTCCTGGCTGATGATTGGAGAGTTCACACTGGGTCTGCCGCTCAACCTATcggtcctcttcatcttcatcttcag ATTCAAGTTCTGGAAGAACAAAAGCATCCTGCTCTTCAACATCGTGGTGGCCGACTTCCTGCTGGTGATCTGTCTCCCAGTCAGGATCCACAACTACCAGCACGGCCTGCGGCGCAGCGGCGAGAACGCCGTGTGCAAGACCATGCTCTTCATGCTCTTTCTCAACCGAGGAGCCAGCATCACCTTCCTCATCACGCTGACCATCGACCGCTACTTCAACGTGGTCCACCTGGGGAGGAGGAACTTTGTCCGAAGGCTGAAGAAATCTCCTGCGTTCTCCATCATCATCTGggtcctgctgctgccgctcacCGTGCCCACCATGCTCCAGAAGGAAGGCTGCTGCAACAGCCTCGGACGAGTTGCGACACCAGAAGAG AAAGTGGTGGACACTTTGAGAGAGGTGGTCTTCTTCTCTCAGATCCTCGTCCCCTTCGTCATCCTGGTCTACTGCACGGTGCGCATCGTCCACCGGCTCAGGAAGAAGACCGTGGGGGAGAAGGCCAAGCTGAGGAGAGCCGTGTGGCTGGTCATGTCTGTGGCCGTGGTCTTCTCCATCTGCTTCCTGCCCTGCGCCGTGGGCCGAGCGGTGCTGATGTGGGTTCGGTTGATGAAGTACGAGGAGGCCGAGGTGTCCGTGGTGCAGGTGTACGACAGCCTCATGGTTCTGTCCTACACCGACTGCCTGCTGGACCCGCTGGTCTACTGCTTGAGTAACACGGGGTTTAAGAACGCCTACGTCTCCACCTTCTGCCCCACGTTCCTGCAGAAGAGGCTGAAGAAGTACGACGTCAGCTCCACGACAGGAACCAACACAGCTACAACCTCTGCAGCCAGAAAAATCTCACTGCCGTTAACAAACAAGGGAAATGCTCTGCTGCCCAAAGTGTGA
- the LOC128459768 gene encoding uncharacterized protein LOC128459768 isoform X2, translated as MQLAHDHRGDMSLRGSDPQEVNTTLHFLLRTEKQRRERRRMDEIKRIQMSLHLLLVLIPFTVLDAQYSFIIRAGAEVTLSCDNVRDDHVNCGATEWLFSDSEGTRTGNLFVNRQLDTSEISKSKADRLRLAANCSLVISEITAEDAGLYVCTQFNLTTQPYEDHYVDLSVVNVTEQKRSDEVTLSCSVSTCRSCDLTVKWLFMNIDVTENNKDLKTSQSHRSATVSFSKSHFDHKMKNYSSLTCKVNDGYNEETFSFIPPSSGKNEPAPGNNEMTTDWWWYIRLVVGFATIVILVVILIRWRRNKIQGGDVAVAFSTVEAPSSSTGPSADPSSLYANVTFIQ; from the exons ATGCAACTAGCACATGACCACAGAGGAGACATGTCACTGAGGGGAAGTGATCCACAGGAAGTAAACACCACATTGCACTTTTTACTAAGAACCGAgaagcagagaagagagagaagaagaatggaTGAAATCAAACGGATTCAAATGTCTTTACATCTGCTACTGGTGCTGATTCCATTTACAG TGCTCGATGCCCAATATTCCTTCATcatcagagctggagctgaagtCACTTTGTCTTGTGACAATGTGAGAGATGATCATGTGAACTGTGGAGCTACTGAGTGGCTCTTCAGTGATTCAGAGGGGACTAGAACAGGAAACCTGTTTGTAAACAGGCAGCTCGACACATCTGAGATTTCCAAATCTAAAGCAGACAGACTACGTCTTGCTGCAAACTGTTCTCTGGTTATTAGTGAGATCACAGCTGAAGATGCTGGTCTATACGTCTGCACACAGTTTAACCTGACAACACAACCATATGAAGATCATTATGTTGATCTCTCTGTTGTCAACG TGACTGAGCAGAAGAGAAGTGATGAGGTGACGttgagctgctctgtgtccacATGTAGAAGCTGTGACCTCACAGTGAAGTGGCTGTTTATGAATATAGATgtgactgaaaacaacaaagaccTGAAGACATCACAGTCTCACCGCTCGGCCACTGTGAGCTTCTCAAAATCCCATTTTGATCACAAGATGAAGAACTATAGCTCATTAACATGTAAAGTGAATGATGGTTACAACGAGGAAACGTTTTCCTTCATCCCTCCGTCatcag GAAAGAACGAACCAGCTCCAGGAAACAATGAGATGACAACAG ACTGGTGGTGGTACATTCGTCTGGTTGTGGGTTTTGCCACAATCGTGATATTGGTTGTGATTCTCATCAGATGGAGAAGAAACAAG ATCCAGGGTGGTGATGTTGCAGTGGCCTTCAGCACTGTGgaagctccctcctcttctactgGACCCTCAGCTGATCCCAGCAGCCTCTATGCCAACGTCACATTCATACAATAG
- the LOC128459768 gene encoding uncharacterized protein LOC128459768 isoform X1, producing MQLAHDHRGDMSLRGSDPQEVNTTLHFLLRTEKQRRERRRMDEIKRIQMSLHLLLVLIPFTVLDAQYSFIIRAGAEVTLSCDNVRDDHVNCGATEWLFSDSEGTRTGNLFVNRQLDTSEISKSKADRLRLAANCSLVISEITAEDAGLYVCTQFNLTTQPYEDHYVDLSVVNVTEQKRSDEVTLSCSVSTCRSCDLTVKWLFMNIDVTENNKDLKTSQSHRSATVSFSKSHFDHKMKNYSSLTCKVNDGYNEETFSFIPPSSEGKNEPAPGNNEMTTDWWWYIRLVVGFATIVILVVILIRWRRNKIQGGDVAVAFSTVEAPSSSTGPSADPSSLYANVTFIQ from the exons ATGCAACTAGCACATGACCACAGAGGAGACATGTCACTGAGGGGAAGTGATCCACAGGAAGTAAACACCACATTGCACTTTTTACTAAGAACCGAgaagcagagaagagagagaagaagaatggaTGAAATCAAACGGATTCAAATGTCTTTACATCTGCTACTGGTGCTGATTCCATTTACAG TGCTCGATGCCCAATATTCCTTCATcatcagagctggagctgaagtCACTTTGTCTTGTGACAATGTGAGAGATGATCATGTGAACTGTGGAGCTACTGAGTGGCTCTTCAGTGATTCAGAGGGGACTAGAACAGGAAACCTGTTTGTAAACAGGCAGCTCGACACATCTGAGATTTCCAAATCTAAAGCAGACAGACTACGTCTTGCTGCAAACTGTTCTCTGGTTATTAGTGAGATCACAGCTGAAGATGCTGGTCTATACGTCTGCACACAGTTTAACCTGACAACACAACCATATGAAGATCATTATGTTGATCTCTCTGTTGTCAACG TGACTGAGCAGAAGAGAAGTGATGAGGTGACGttgagctgctctgtgtccacATGTAGAAGCTGTGACCTCACAGTGAAGTGGCTGTTTATGAATATAGATgtgactgaaaacaacaaagaccTGAAGACATCACAGTCTCACCGCTCGGCCACTGTGAGCTTCTCAAAATCCCATTTTGATCACAAGATGAAGAACTATAGCTCATTAACATGTAAAGTGAATGATGGTTACAACGAGGAAACGTTTTCCTTCATCCCTCCGTCatcag aAGGAAAGAACGAACCAGCTCCAGGAAACAATGAGATGACAACAG ACTGGTGGTGGTACATTCGTCTGGTTGTGGGTTTTGCCACAATCGTGATATTGGTTGTGATTCTCATCAGATGGAGAAGAAACAAG ATCCAGGGTGGTGATGTTGCAGTGGCCTTCAGCACTGTGgaagctccctcctcttctactgGACCCTCAGCTGATCCCAGCAGCCTCTATGCCAACGTCACATTCATACAATAG